In one window of Meleagris gallopavo isolate NT-WF06-2002-E0010 breed Aviagen turkey brand Nicholas breeding stock chromosome 4, Turkey_5.1, whole genome shotgun sequence DNA:
- the CTSO gene encoding cathepsin O, with the protein MGVLALGLACCLLRAAHAAFPVPAGAAGRPPWNGGGREEEAAALRESAKRIRLLNSPSNDNGSAFYGKNQFSHLFPEEFKAIYLRSIPHKLPRYIKAPKGKEKPLPKKFDWRDKKVIAEVRNQQTCGGCWAFSVVGGIESAYAIKGNNLEELSVQQVIDCSYSNYGCSGGSTITALSWLNQTKVKLVRDSEYTFKAQTGLCHYFARSDFGVSITGFAAYDFSGQEEEMMRVLVDWGPLAVTVDAVSWQDYLGGIIQYHCSSGKANHAVLITGFDRTGSIPYWIVQNSWGRTWGIDGYVRVKIGSNVCGIADTVSSVFV; encoded by the exons ATGGGGGTGCTGGCTTTGGGGTTGGCGTGCTGCCTGCTGAGAGCGGCCCACGCCGCGTTCCCGGTGCCCGCGGGAGCTGCGGGGCGTCCTCCGTGGAACGGAGGAGGACGGGAGGAAGAAGCGGCGGCGCTGCGG gaAAGTGCTAAAAGGATTAGATTACTGAATTCACCATCAAATGATAACGGATCTGCTTTCTAtggaaaaaatcagttttctcacCTCTTTCCTGAAGAGTTCAAAG CTATTTACTTAAGAAGCATACCTCACAAACTCCCCAGATACATAAAAGCGccaaagggaaaggaaaaaccTTTGCCAAAGAAGTTTGACTGGAGGGACAAGAAAGTCATTGCAGAAGTGAGAAATCAGCAGACA TGTGGAGGCTGCTGGGCTTTCAGTGTTGTGGGTGGTATAGAGTCTGCCTATGCAATTAAAGGAAATAATCTGGAAGAACTCAGCGTACAGCAGGTTATCGATTGTTCGTACAGCAATTATGGTTGCAGTGGTGGTTCCACAATAACTGCTTTGAGCTGGCTGAATCAG ACAAAAGTCAAACTTGTGAGAGATTCAGAGTACACTTTTAAAGCTCAGACAGGACTGTGCCATTATTTTGCTCGCTCGGATTTTGGAGTTTCAATAACAGGATTTGCTGCATATGACTTCAG TGGTCAGGAAGAGGAGATGATGAGAGTACTTGTTGACTGGGGACCTTTGGCAGTAACAGTAGATGCAGTTAGCTGGCAGGATTATCTTGGTGGGATCATACAGTATCACTGCTCCAGTGGAAAAGCAAATCATGCTGTACTTATCACTGGTTTTGACAGAACAG gTAGCATCCCTTACTGGATTGTACAGAACTCCTGGGGCCGTACATGGGGAATAGATGGCTACGTTCGTGTTAAGATAGGCAGCAATGTCTGTG GAATAGCAGATACAGTTTCATCAGTATTTGTTTGA